One window of Tindallia californiensis genomic DNA carries:
- a CDS encoding protein-glutamate methylesterase/protein-glutamine glutaminase — MENSSKSIKVLIVDDSSFMRKLFSDMISANPIFEVIGRARNGKEAIEKAEQLRPDVITMDVEMPIMNGIEALKIICQQEKIPVVMVSSLTKEGAYETLKALEYGAVDFIQKPSTSTILNNESFQKNLHSKLKIASKANVKPSLEINNKPLRATVGKYAETLTKKQNNIVAIAISTGGPKALQYVIPQIPATFPYPILIVQHMPPGFTKSLAERLNTTSAVSVKEAENGDVVTPGNVYIAPGDYHMEVEVVNKSHLIKLHQNTAVNGHRPSADPMLRSLLNCNYQEAICVIMTGMGSDGTEGLKDLKKRLKTLAIAQDEKSCVVFGMPKSAIMKGIIDEVVTLEKIAEVIVNRIGGR, encoded by the coding sequence TTGGAAAATTCAAGCAAATCAATCAAGGTTCTGATAGTAGACGATTCCTCTTTTATGAGAAAACTTTTCTCGGATATGATCAGCGCTAATCCAATTTTTGAAGTTATTGGCCGTGCAAGAAATGGAAAAGAAGCAATAGAAAAAGCTGAGCAGCTACGACCTGATGTGATAACAATGGATGTAGAGATGCCGATTATGAATGGTATTGAAGCATTAAAAATTATTTGTCAACAGGAAAAAATACCTGTAGTCATGGTTAGCAGCCTAACGAAAGAAGGTGCGTATGAAACATTAAAAGCATTAGAGTATGGAGCTGTCGACTTCATTCAAAAGCCATCAACATCTACAATCTTGAATAATGAATCTTTTCAAAAGAATTTGCATAGTAAGTTAAAGATTGCATCTAAGGCAAATGTGAAACCATCTTTAGAAATTAATAATAAGCCCTTAAGGGCCACGGTTGGAAAATATGCTGAAACATTAACGAAGAAGCAAAACAACATAGTTGCTATTGCAATTTCTACTGGGGGACCAAAAGCTCTACAATATGTGATCCCTCAGATACCAGCAACATTTCCTTATCCAATTTTGATCGTACAACATATGCCACCTGGATTTACGAAATCTTTAGCAGAAAGGCTAAACACTACTTCTGCTGTAAGTGTCAAAGAAGCAGAAAATGGGGACGTTGTAACACCAGGCAATGTATATATTGCACCCGGTGATTACCATATGGAAGTTGAGGTTGTGAATAAAAGTCATTTGATCAAACTACATCAAAATACGGCGGTTAATGGTCATAGACCTTCAGCTGATCCTATGCTACGTTCATTGTTAAATTGTAATTATCAAGAAGCGATTTGTGTTATAATGACAGGTATGGGATCTGATGGAACTGAAGGATTGAAAGACTTGAAGAAGAGACTAAAAACGTTGGCCATTGCTCAAGATGAAAAAAGCTGTGTTGTATTTGGGATGCCTAAAAGTGCTATTATGAAAGGGATTATTGATGAAGTTGTTACGCTTGAAAAAATCGCTGAAGTGATTGTAAACAGAATAGGAGGTCGATGA
- a CDS encoding flagellar brake protein — MSQLLTIGDKIDIEIENKRNPHESKVLYSQVVEFGNNTIFIAVPMTKGLEYPLRNKQKINIIFYNEKGVFSFLAECVARKKVDQLDVFEIYQLAEPRKKQRREYFRLRYMIKSTIKSLEKDTFSKGLTLDISGGGMKVLADKSFFVGEKVESTLFLEEETVSVASIVIRSYKRTENNQFELGIKFNDIGEQTRNSIIAFIFQKQGELRKKGLV; from the coding sequence ATGAGTCAACTACTTACAATTGGTGATAAAATTGATATTGAAATTGAGAACAAAAGAAATCCGCATGAGTCTAAAGTATTATATTCTCAAGTGGTTGAATTTGGAAATAATACGATATTTATTGCTGTTCCGATGACGAAGGGGTTAGAATATCCCTTGAGAAATAAACAAAAGATAAATATCATTTTCTACAATGAAAAAGGAGTATTTTCTTTCCTTGCTGAATGTGTTGCAAGGAAAAAAGTGGACCAATTAGATGTTTTTGAAATATATCAACTTGCGGAGCCGCGAAAAAAACAAAGAAGAGAATATTTTAGACTTAGATATATGATAAAATCGACGATAAAAAGTTTAGAAAAAGATACTTTTTCTAAAGGATTAACTCTTGATATAAGCGGAGGAGGAATGAAGGTACTTGCGGATAAATCATTTTTTGTCGGGGAAAAAGTAGAGTCTACTCTTTTTCTGGAAGAAGAAACGGTTTCTGTTGCATCTATTGTAATTCGTTCTTATAAAAGAACTGAGAATAATCAGTTTGAATTGGGTATTAAGTTTAATGACATTGGGGAGCAGACAAGAAACTCTATTATAGCATTTATTTTTCAAAAGCAGGGTGAATTAAGAAAAAAGGGACTGGTTTAA
- a CDS encoding MinD/ParA family protein, with protein sequence MTDQAGKLRALVERKIQSDNENTSNSTNNRPRYICVTSGKGGVGKTNFSINLGIAMSRRGMRTLIIDADLGLANVDVVLGSVTKYTFMNLLDADLAVKDILGEGPEGLKIISGGSGLLNVLELSEENLNRIIVRFKELNNLFDIIIIDTGAGLTKNILTFISASDETILVTTPEPTSLTDAYAMIKAISKDSISKKVSVVVNRAENYDEASQNFNKLLNASIKFLNFQITLLGVIIDDQKVKKSVQEQKPFLILYPKAVASQGVELIARKLAIQNSEDQIQKEENSFLERFLSIFNRR encoded by the coding sequence ATGACAGATCAAGCAGGTAAACTGAGGGCATTAGTAGAACGAAAGATACAATCTGATAATGAAAATACTAGTAATAGCACCAATAATAGACCAAGATATATTTGTGTTACCAGTGGAAAAGGTGGAGTAGGAAAAACTAACTTTTCCATAAACCTTGGAATAGCCATGAGTCGTAGAGGGATGAGAACTCTTATTATAGATGCTGATTTAGGGTTAGCGAATGTGGATGTGGTGCTGGGTAGTGTAACTAAGTATACTTTTATGAATTTACTTGATGCTGACTTAGCCGTGAAAGATATATTGGGTGAGGGGCCGGAAGGATTAAAGATCATATCAGGTGGATCGGGACTTCTAAATGTATTAGAGTTATCAGAAGAAAATTTGAATCGTATTATTGTTCGTTTTAAGGAATTGAATAATCTATTTGATATTATTATTATTGACACTGGTGCAGGCTTAACCAAAAATATCCTTACATTTATAAGCGCAAGCGATGAAACCATTTTAGTAACTACTCCTGAACCAACATCGTTGACAGATGCATATGCTATGATAAAAGCAATTTCAAAAGATAGCATCTCTAAAAAAGTATCTGTTGTTGTTAATCGTGCTGAAAATTACGACGAAGCCTCACAGAATTTCAACAAACTTCTAAATGCCAGTATTAAGTTTTTGAATTTTCAAATTACACTTCTTGGTGTTATTATTGATGATCAAAAAGTTAAAAAATCAGTACAAGAACAAAAACCGTTTCTGATATTGTATCCAAAAGCTGTTGCCTCTCAGGGTGTTGAGCTTATTGCTAGAAAATTAGCTATACAGAATAGCGAGGATCAAATTCAAAAAGAAGAAAATAGTTTCTTAGAACGGTTTTTAAGTATCTTTAATAGGAGATGA
- the flhF gene encoding flagellar biosynthesis protein FlhF, with protein MKIKKFIAKDNQEALMKVKLELGSEAVIIHQRKVKQKGILGFFKKPVIEIVAAREENAAKVKRDNNLNVKNQFSTMIESMDKSTNESLTIESELGNIKQMLSQLISNEGDHYNCNKDENHKKTEIEENIFDMLMKNHEIDPEVINLIKKEVGSDSLSGFEKDFDQRFIHGIRRFVQENISIKPYDPQKKVIVFVGPTGVGKTTTIAKLAARATLNEGKEVGMISADTYRIAAVEQLKTYSDILNIPLEVVYNAAEIKEALIRLQNKDMIMIDTAGRNHQDSSQLNELKELLDALPQKEIYLLLSCTTRNHDIQSIIKRYDFLNDFKIIITKVDEASAYGPVVNIPAMTRKPISFFTTGQSVPDDIEVVTIDKVITLLIKETLS; from the coding sequence GTGAAAATAAAAAAGTTTATAGCTAAAGATAATCAAGAAGCGCTAATGAAGGTTAAGTTAGAGTTAGGTTCAGAAGCAGTTATTATTCACCAGCGCAAGGTTAAGCAAAAGGGAATTCTGGGTTTCTTTAAAAAGCCAGTAATTGAAATTGTAGCTGCTCGTGAAGAAAATGCTGCGAAAGTTAAAAGGGATAACAACTTAAATGTAAAGAATCAATTTTCAACGATGATAGAGAGCATGGATAAGTCAACAAACGAATCATTGACGATAGAGAGTGAGTTAGGGAATATTAAACAAATGCTTTCCCAATTAATTTCTAATGAGGGCGATCATTACAATTGCAATAAAGATGAAAATCATAAAAAAACTGAGATAGAAGAAAATATTTTTGACATGTTGATGAAAAATCATGAAATAGATCCTGAAGTTATCAACTTAATAAAAAAAGAGGTTGGTTCCGATTCTTTATCAGGTTTCGAAAAAGATTTTGATCAACGGTTTATTCATGGAATAAGACGATTTGTTCAGGAAAATATTTCGATTAAACCCTACGACCCACAAAAGAAAGTAATCGTTTTTGTAGGTCCTACGGGTGTCGGGAAAACGACAACTATTGCTAAATTAGCTGCAAGAGCGACGCTAAACGAAGGTAAAGAAGTTGGTATGATTAGTGCAGATACTTATAGAATAGCGGCTGTAGAACAACTGAAAACCTATAGTGACATTCTAAATATACCTTTAGAAGTAGTTTACAATGCTGCTGAAATAAAAGAAGCATTGATCAGACTTCAAAATAAAGATATGATTATGATTGATACAGCTGGAAGAAATCATCAAGATTCTTCGCAGCTTAATGAACTGAAAGAACTATTAGATGCATTACCACAGAAAGAAATTTACTTATTACTAAGTTGCACAACTAGAAATCATGACATACAATCAATAATAAAGCGTTATGATTTTCTTAATGACTTTAAAATAATTATCACCAAAGTAGATGAAGCATCCGCCTATGGTCCAGTAGTGAATATACCAGCTATGACACGAAAGCCAATATCTTTCTTCACTACAGGACAGAGTGTTCCTGATGATATTGAAGTTGTTACAATAGATAAAGTTATAACTTTGCTTATCAAGGAGACATTGTCATGA
- the flhA gene encoding flagellar biosynthesis protein FlhA, with the protein MNKGDIFVVLAVIAIVIIIVIPIPLGAVDVLLSFNISLALLILILSMYIKEALDFSIFPSILLVTTLIRLSLNITTTRYILSQGDAGSVIDTFGNFVMQGNAIVGFIVFTIIVLVQFLVITKGSERVAEVAARFTLDAMPGKQMAIDADLNTGLIDDIQARDRRKKIQQEADFYGAMDGASKFVKGDAIAGILITLINIIAGFVIGVAIGGLSFAEAIQKYTLLTVGDGLVTQIPALLISTGTGIVVTRAASEGNLGGDVLKQLFQQPTVMLIISGVLLFFGITPLPTFPFLFLSVAFLLLGLSLRREMKQVSEEEPTDIVEEELEEKRKPENVMPLLNVDPIELEFGYGILPLADSTQGGDLFDRLVMIRRQCALELGIIVPMIRLRDNIQLEPNQYVIKIKGIEITSGEIMFDHYMAMNPGMADGDLEGVDTVEPAFGLPAKWITEQEREKAEASGFTVVDPPSIIATHLTEIIKKHAFELMGRQDVKKLIDNVKEENTALVDELVPNQLSLGEIQKVLVNLLKEGISIRDMVSILETLADYSTITRDTDMLTEYVRQALGRAITKQFITSHPSRVVILDKSLEQTIMDSLKKTESGTYVSLEPDLIQGILNSLSKQVQKLISMGEQPIIVTAPIVRLYFKRLSEQLSNDLIILSYNEIDPTVEIESVGVVSV; encoded by the coding sequence ATGAATAAAGGAGATATATTTGTTGTTCTAGCCGTCATAGCAATAGTAATCATAATAGTTATACCTATCCCATTAGGAGCAGTCGATGTTCTGTTAAGCTTTAACATTTCATTGGCACTTTTGATATTAATTCTTTCCATGTATATAAAAGAAGCTCTGGATTTTTCCATATTTCCTTCTATATTGCTGGTTACAACCTTAATTAGATTATCACTCAATATTACGACGACTAGATATATTTTATCCCAAGGTGATGCTGGTAGCGTTATTGATACTTTTGGGAATTTTGTAATGCAAGGCAATGCGATCGTTGGTTTTATAGTATTTACAATTATCGTTCTTGTTCAGTTTCTTGTGATTACTAAAGGGTCGGAACGTGTTGCTGAAGTAGCAGCTCGATTTACCCTTGATGCAATGCCGGGCAAGCAAATGGCAATAGATGCTGATTTGAATACTGGATTGATTGATGATATTCAAGCGCGTGATAGAAGAAAAAAAATTCAGCAAGAAGCTGATTTCTATGGAGCTATGGATGGTGCAAGTAAATTTGTGAAAGGTGATGCTATAGCGGGTATACTTATAACGCTAATTAATATCATTGCTGGCTTTGTTATAGGGGTTGCCATAGGTGGTCTATCTTTTGCAGAAGCCATCCAAAAATACACATTACTGACTGTTGGAGACGGCCTTGTCACTCAAATACCAGCACTGCTTATCTCTACAGGAACTGGTATAGTAGTAACTCGAGCTGCGTCTGAAGGTAATCTTGGTGGCGATGTTTTAAAGCAGCTTTTTCAGCAACCGACGGTTATGCTGATTATTTCGGGCGTTCTTTTGTTTTTTGGAATTACACCCCTTCCTACTTTTCCGTTTTTATTTTTGTCGGTAGCATTCCTTCTTTTAGGACTCAGTTTAAGAAGAGAAATGAAACAGGTATCAGAGGAAGAACCTACAGATATTGTTGAGGAAGAATTAGAAGAAAAAAGAAAACCAGAAAACGTTATGCCGCTCTTGAATGTTGATCCTATAGAACTTGAATTTGGGTACGGAATATTACCCTTAGCAGATTCTACTCAAGGTGGAGATCTGTTTGATCGTCTTGTGATGATTAGAAGGCAATGTGCTCTTGAACTTGGCATTATTGTTCCAATGATTCGATTACGGGATAATATACAATTGGAGCCAAATCAGTATGTTATTAAGATTAAAGGGATTGAAATTACATCAGGTGAAATTATGTTCGATCATTACATGGCTATGAATCCGGGAATGGCCGACGGTGATTTGGAAGGTGTTGATACCGTTGAACCAGCTTTTGGTCTTCCTGCAAAGTGGATAACGGAACAAGAAAGAGAAAAGGCTGAAGCTTCAGGGTTTACTGTAGTAGATCCACCTTCAATCATTGCGACTCATTTAACTGAAATCATAAAAAAACATGCATTTGAACTCATGGGTAGGCAGGATGTTAAGAAACTTATTGATAACGTAAAGGAAGAGAATACAGCTTTGGTAGATGAATTAGTTCCAAACCAACTTTCTTTAGGAGAAATTCAGAAAGTATTGGTAAACCTGTTAAAAGAAGGCATCTCTATCAGAGATATGGTTAGTATCTTGGAAACACTAGCTGATTATTCAACCATAACACGAGATACAGATATGCTAACAGAGTATGTTAGGCAAGCTTTGGGTAGAGCTATAACAAAACAATTTATTACATCACATCCATCACGTGTGGTAATATTGGATAAATCATTAGAACAAACCATTATGGACTCTCTTAAAAAAACAGAAAGTGGAACCTATGTATCTTTAGAACCTGATTTGATACAGGGGATTTTGAATAGCCTGTCAAAGCAAGTACAAAAATTGATTTCTATGGGTGAACAACCTATTATCGTTACGGCGCCTATTGTCAGGCTCTATTTTAAACGTCTTTCAGAACAACTGTCTAATGATTTGATTATTCTGTCATATAATGAAATAGATCCTACTGTAGAAATTGAGTCAGTTGGGGTGGTGAGTGTATAA
- the flhB gene encoding flagellar biosynthesis protein FlhB, with product MILIIDLQLFADQEKTEKATPRKRKKSREEGQVLFSKEVNTAFTLLAAFVLLFLLSNYYGSSIRMLTINIYEDLMLDHSLYTISNVHKLTALLTVRLFIIILPLAASVLVVGVICSYLQVGFLLTSKPLQPKLNKLSPIKGLKKLFSMEKIVELIKSLVKIIFISYIVYFYLVGQLEAIFSLTSLEVEQTVEIIIGITFNIGIRAGILLVILGILDYIYQKYEYEKKLKMSKQEVKDEQKQIEGDPKIKSKIRQKQMQISMRRMMDEVPKADVIVTNPTHYAVALKYSPGEYAAPYVLAKGQNIVAQNIKKIATEKGVQMVENKYLAKTLYHTVNIGDAIPPELYESVAEILAYVYQMNATRRGGASNE from the coding sequence ATGATTTTGATAATCGATTTACAGCTTTTTGCAGATCAAGAAAAGACCGAAAAAGCTACACCCAGAAAAAGGAAAAAATCTCGAGAAGAGGGACAAGTGCTGTTTAGCAAGGAAGTAAATACTGCTTTTACCCTGCTTGCTGCGTTTGTCCTGCTTTTTTTGTTATCTAATTATTATGGTAGTTCTATTAGGATGCTGACCATTAATATTTATGAAGATTTGATGTTGGATCATAGTCTTTATACAATATCTAATGTTCACAAATTAACGGCACTACTTACTGTACGATTATTTATTATTATTCTACCTCTAGCCGCGAGTGTTCTTGTGGTCGGAGTTATATGCAGTTATTTGCAAGTAGGGTTTTTGTTAACTTCAAAACCATTGCAACCAAAGCTTAATAAACTTAGCCCAATTAAGGGACTCAAAAAGTTGTTTTCTATGGAGAAAATCGTAGAATTAATTAAATCTTTGGTTAAAATTATTTTTATCAGTTATATTGTATATTTCTATCTAGTGGGTCAATTAGAGGCAATTTTTAGCTTAACATCACTAGAGGTAGAGCAGACAGTTGAAATTATCATTGGAATCACGTTTAACATCGGTATAAGAGCTGGAATTCTATTGGTCATTTTAGGGATATTGGATTATATATATCAAAAATATGAATATGAAAAGAAATTAAAGATGAGCAAACAGGAAGTCAAAGATGAACAAAAACAAATAGAAGGTGACCCGAAAATAAAATCAAAAATCAGACAAAAACAAATGCAAATCTCTATGAGGCGTATGATGGATGAAGTGCCAAAAGCTGATGTGATTGTTACGAATCCAACTCATTATGCTGTGGCCTTAAAGTATTCTCCTGGAGAATATGCAGCACCGTATGTTCTTGCAAAAGGACAAAACATAGTCGCTCAAAATATTAAAAAAATTGCAACAGAAAAAGGTGTTCAAATGGTAGAAAATAAATATCTTGCAAAAACTTTATATCATACAGTTAATATTGGAGATGCTATTCCTCCGGAGTTATATGAATCCGTTGCCGAAATTCTTGCTTATGTTTATCAGATGAACGCTACACGTAGAGGGGGAGCTTCAAATGAATAA
- the fliR gene encoding flagellar biosynthetic protein FliR: MSIVEFILLNVELFLLILVRVAGLFSIAPVLGNENVPMITRLGLSVMISFIMLPLMHTIQPTVLNNFPLYTYFVVQEFAVGIAIGFVGTVYFAMFFLAGTIMDRQTGFALANVIDPLTDMEVPIFGNFYNILFMLLFLGINGHHVFIKALHDSYQYIPIGHTISINLNFVEFAIGLFRDITLLAFVLSAPIMMTAFLANVMLGIFAKTMPQINVFVVGMPLRIIVGLLTVWITLQTVLPFSERFFDRIFRGVYNFMRILT; this comes from the coding sequence ATGTCAATTGTAGAGTTTATATTGTTAAATGTTGAACTTTTTCTACTAATACTGGTTCGTGTTGCAGGTTTATTTTCGATTGCTCCTGTTCTAGGTAATGAAAATGTACCGATGATAACGCGCTTAGGACTGTCGGTGATGATATCTTTTATAATGTTACCGCTAATGCATACGATTCAACCAACGGTACTGAATAACTTTCCGTTATACACCTACTTCGTCGTGCAAGAATTTGCAGTAGGCATAGCTATAGGTTTTGTTGGAACTGTTTATTTTGCGATGTTTTTTTTGGCAGGTACAATAATGGATAGGCAAACGGGCTTTGCGCTAGCAAATGTTATTGATCCATTAACAGATATGGAAGTTCCTATATTTGGGAATTTTTACAACATACTTTTTATGCTTTTGTTTTTAGGAATTAATGGACATCATGTTTTCATCAAAGCATTGCATGATAGTTATCAATATATCCCCATTGGGCACACAATTTCTATTAACTTAAATTTTGTTGAATTTGCTATTGGTTTATTCAGGGATATTACCCTTCTTGCTTTTGTGTTAAGCGCACCCATTATGATGACTGCTTTTTTAGCAAATGTAATGCTTGGAATATTCGCTAAGACCATGCCGCAAATAAATGTTTTTGTTGTTGGGATGCCTCTCAGAATTATTGTCGGGTTGTTAACAGTATGGATAACGCTTCAAACAGTATTACCTTTTTCAGAAAGATTTTTTGATCGAATATTCCGTGGAGTTTATAATTTCATGCGAATACTTACATAA
- the fliQ gene encoding flagellar biosynthesis protein FliQ, with protein sequence MNEGMIIELGQQTMLTILLMSAPMLGFGLIVGLSVSIFQTITSIQEQTLTFVPKIIAVFTSIIVFSPWLLSIIINFTNTLFEDLSRFIQ encoded by the coding sequence ATGAATGAGGGTATGATCATTGAGCTGGGACAACAGACAATGCTTACTATTTTACTAATGTCAGCTCCTATGCTGGGTTTTGGTTTAATCGTTGGGCTGTCAGTTAGTATTTTTCAAACAATTACATCTATTCAGGAACAGACTTTAACTTTTGTTCCGAAAATAATTGCCGTATTTACATCAATAATCGTTTTTTCTCCGTGGCTTCTTTCAATTATCATTAATTTTACAAACACCTTATTCGAAGACCTTAGTCGTTTTATTCAATAA
- the fliP gene encoding flagellar type III secretion system pore protein FliP (The bacterial flagellar biogenesis protein FliP forms a type III secretion system (T3SS)-type pore required for flagellar assembly.), protein MELVGLPLAKNGETANQKERKKTKRVIRISKLYSFYSNKAPKIGKLFLFLIPFFFMLIALLEPVRVEAAQIPIPGLELNFNEADSPEDVAVTVQILLLLTVLSLAPAILIMLTSFTRIVIVLGFIRRALATQTTPPNQVIIGLALFLTLFTMRNVVADINQNAFQPYLNEEINQIEAFENAMEPIREFMFRQTRQQDLAMFMEIADESPSEDLDTISNTVLIPAFIISELKTAFQMGFVLFIPFIVLDMVIASTLLSMGMMMLPPAMISLPFKLLLFIMVDGWNIIIRSLVGSFN, encoded by the coding sequence ATGGAATTAGTTGGATTGCCTTTGGCAAAAAATGGAGAAACAGCAAATCAAAAGGAAAGGAAAAAAACTAAAAGGGTGATCAGAATTAGTAAACTATATTCATTTTATTCTAATAAGGCGCCAAAGATTGGTAAGTTATTTTTGTTTTTAATTCCTTTCTTTTTTATGCTAATAGCTCTTCTTGAACCAGTGCGAGTAGAAGCTGCGCAAATTCCAATTCCTGGACTAGAATTAAATTTTAATGAAGCAGATTCTCCTGAGGATGTTGCTGTAACAGTTCAAATTCTTCTTCTGTTAACGGTGTTATCGCTTGCTCCTGCTATTTTGATAATGCTAACAAGTTTCACGAGGATAGTAATTGTTCTTGGATTTATTCGAAGAGCTTTAGCGACACAAACAACACCACCTAACCAGGTTATTATTGGGTTAGCCTTGTTCTTAACTTTATTTACAATGAGAAATGTAGTTGCCGATATCAATCAAAATGCATTTCAGCCGTATTTGAATGAAGAAATCAATCAAATTGAAGCATTTGAAAATGCGATGGAACCTATAAGAGAATTTATGTTTAGACAAACACGCCAGCAAGATCTTGCTATGTTTATGGAAATTGCTGATGAATCACCATCTGAAGATTTAGACACTATATCTAATACAGTATTAATTCCGGCATTCATTATAAGTGAATTAAAAACAGCGTTTCAGATGGGCTTTGTGTTATTTATACCGTTTATTGTATTAGATATGGTAATAGCAAGTACTTTGCTTTCAATGGGAATGATGATGCTTCCTCCGGCAATGATTTCATTGCCCTTCAAATTACTACTGTTTATCATGGTGGATGGCTGGAATATCATTATTAGATCTCTGGTTGGAAGTTTTAATTAA
- a CDS encoding response regulator, giving the protein MANGILIVDDAAFMRMMIKDVLTKNGMEVVGEAENGAIAVEKFKELNPELTIMDITMPEMDGIEAVKTIKGIDPNAKIIMCSAMGQQSMVIEAIQAGAKDFIVKPFQAERVLEAVKKVIG; this is encoded by the coding sequence ATGGCAAATGGAATTTTAATTGTAGATGATGCTGCTTTTATGCGTATGATGATTAAAGATGTGTTAACAAAAAATGGAATGGAAGTTGTTGGTGAAGCGGAAAATGGAGCGATTGCGGTTGAAAAGTTTAAGGAATTAAACCCGGAGCTGACTATTATGGACATTACTATGCCGGAAATGGATGGGATTGAAGCAGTTAAAACGATTAAAGGCATTGATCCAAATGCTAAAATCATCATGTGTTCTGCTATGGGACAACAAAGCATGGTAATAGAGGCGATACAAGCAGGTGCTAAAGACTTTATTGTAAAGCCTTTTCAGGCAGAGCGAGTTTTAGAAGCCGTAAAAAAAGTAATAGGATAG
- the fliY gene encoding flagellar motor switch phosphatase FliY, giving the protein MSDMLSQEEIDALLSGGGSDSASDPQESNESVSQESFTDQEKDTIGEIGNISMGTAATTLSTLLNHKVVITTPKVSMMSIKEIAEEYPVPFVAVEVKYKEGIEGTNLMVLRENDVKIITNLMMGQEPDQTDEPISDLHLSAIAEAMNQMVGSSATSLSEMFMKKIDISPPKPFRLDMKTPDLDEYFSDLDENIIRISFKMEIEGLIDSEIMQLIPLDFAKEMVRTLMPESGDDSSLSDDDIVSQSPNNTAAEQQSAQPAISKQEPSSDQGYDFDLDFDSEPKPSNQKPKNVNVQPAHFQSFDEQPPERGIPENISLIQDVPLKVTVELGRTVKKINEVLEFGPGTIVELDRVVGEPLDIMVNGQYVAKGEVVVIDENYGIRITDIVNPNKRFSKI; this is encoded by the coding sequence ATGAGTGATATGTTGTCGCAGGAGGAAATTGATGCCCTATTAAGTGGGGGTGGTAGTGACTCAGCTTCTGACCCACAGGAAAGTAATGAATCGGTTTCTCAAGAGAGTTTTACAGATCAAGAAAAAGATACCATTGGTGAAATCGGTAATATTAGTATGGGGACAGCAGCAACGACGCTATCAACTTTATTAAATCATAAAGTCGTTATCACAACGCCAAAAGTTTCGATGATGTCGATAAAAGAAATAGCCGAAGAGTACCCTGTGCCTTTTGTAGCGGTTGAGGTTAAGTATAAAGAAGGTATCGAAGGAACTAACTTAATGGTGTTGAGGGAAAATGATGTAAAAATTATTACAAATTTAATGATGGGACAAGAACCGGATCAAACAGATGAACCAATTTCAGATCTTCATTTAAGTGCTATTGCTGAAGCTATGAATCAAATGGTTGGATCTTCAGCTACTTCGCTTTCAGAAATGTTTATGAAAAAAATTGATATTAGCCCACCGAAGCCTTTCAGACTTGATATGAAGACTCCTGACTTGGATGAATATTTTTCAGATCTTGATGAAAATATTATTAGAATATCATTTAAGATGGAAATAGAAGGTCTTATTGATAGTGAAATAATGCAGCTAATACCGCTTGATTTTGCTAAAGAGATGGTACGCACGCTTATGCCGGAAAGTGGAGATGATTCATCGTTGTCAGATGATGACATTGTATCACAATCTCCAAACAATACAGCCGCTGAGCAGCAATCTGCACAACCGGCAATATCGAAACAGGAACCATCTTCAGATCAAGGTTATGATTTTGATCTTGACTTTGATAGTGAACCCAAACCATCAAATCAGAAACCTAAAAATGTCAATGTACAACCAGCTCACTTTCAATCATTTGATGAGCAACCACCAGAAAGAGGGATTCCTGAGAACATTTCCTTAATCCAGGATGTACCGTTAAAAGTTACTGTGGAACTAGGAAGAACAGTGAAAAAAATTAATGAAGTGCTTGAATTTGGTCCTGGAACTATCGTGGAACTTGACCGTGTTGTAGGAGAACCATTAGATATTATGGTTAACGGACAATACGTTGCTAAAGGTGAAGTGGTGGTGATAGACGAAAATTATGGAATTAGAATCACTGATATTGTAAACCCTAATAAGCGTTTTTCTAAAATATAG